From the Blastocatellia bacterium genome, one window contains:
- a CDS encoding serine/threonine protein kinase: protein MSNKDELIIQLALQKGLVSETDLNLIKENIDNKEVVHNELEGLMEAGLLSKAMWRALEQEVEARKNSPSFVLPFSIKQEVLAHSQVYTSSGRKKVDTDANAVDFTNTTKTSSTISRELTQDPSNLVKAGRYDLIKLLGEGGMGSVFLAYDPDLQRYVAVKFLHSGDKEATQRLLQEGRAQAKIEHPNVCRVYEVGKFNNRIYIAMQYIDGEILPKLSTKLSLEQKVKIMSDVAEGLHAAHKQGLIHRDVKPQNVIVEKTEDGQWKAYVMDFGLVREVSQKGMTMTGEILGTPYYMSPEQAHGKTEMLDRRSDVYSLGATLYELLAGKPPQEGADIMDLLKQIAMEEVKPLRKIDPQIPIDLETIVMKCLEKEPQRRYDSAKALADDLQRYLAGEPIEAKQADILYRLQRLAIKHKVVVIPSAIILVILVIFAIQIHFTNLRVERENKLNREIGAQLEEIEHITRHSHMLPLHDINREMTLVKQQIEELEIKVKELDKDGPAKHYALGRAYQEIDKTQEALRELELAWQKGYQEPKVAYALGILLSQVYSRQLREIDQIPDANTRDLEREKLQNQIGNPALKYLQISKSGVNQTEYGEALIAFYEGKLELALDKAQKLLIKFLGFMKQNA from the coding sequence AGGTTTAATGGAAGCAGGTCTTCTTAGTAAGGCAATGTGGAGAGCATTAGAACAAGAAGTAGAAGCACGTAAAAATAGCCCTTCTTTTGTACTTCCTTTTTCTATTAAGCAGGAAGTTTTAGCTCATTCTCAAGTCTATACTTCTTCTGGCAGAAAAAAAGTTGATACAGATGCAAATGCTGTAGATTTTACCAATACAACTAAAACAAGTTCTACAATCTCAAGAGAGTTAACCCAAGATCCTAGTAATTTAGTTAAAGCAGGACGCTATGATTTAATTAAACTTCTAGGTGAAGGAGGTATGGGAAGCGTTTTTCTAGCTTATGACCCAGATTTGCAACGTTATGTAGCAGTAAAATTTCTTCATAGTGGTGATAAGGAAGCAACTCAGAGATTACTACAAGAGGGACGCGCACAGGCAAAAATAGAACATCCTAATGTTTGTCGAGTTTATGAAGTAGGGAAATTTAATAACCGTATCTATATTGCCATGCAATATATTGACGGGGAAATCCTTCCTAAATTAAGTACAAAATTAAGTTTAGAACAAAAAGTAAAAATTATGTCTGATGTGGCTGAGGGTCTTCATGCAGCACATAAACAAGGACTTATTCACCGAGATGTTAAACCTCAAAATGTAATTGTTGAAAAAACAGAGGATGGGCAATGGAAAGCCTATGTTATGGATTTTGGCTTAGTTAGAGAAGTTTCTCAAAAAGGTATGACAATGACAGGTGAAATCCTAGGCACACCTTATTATATGTCTCCTGAACAAGCTCATGGTAAAACTGAAATGCTAGACCGACGTAGTGATGTTTATAGCCTAGGAGCTACCCTCTATGAGCTTTTAGCTGGTAAACCTCCTCAAGAAGGTGCAGATATAATGGATTTGCTTAAGCAAATTGCTATGGAAGAGGTTAAACCACTACGAAAAATAGATCCACAAATACCTATAGATTTAGAAACCATAGTGATGAAGTGTTTAGAAAAAGAACCACAACGTCGTTATGATTCTGCAAAAGCTTTAGCTGATGATTTACAAAGATATTTGGCAGGTGAGCCAATAGAAGCAAAACAAGCAGATATACTTTATCGTTTACAACGCCTAGCTATCAAGCATAAGGTTGTAGTTATTCCATCAGCTATTATTCTAGTTATTCTAGTTATTTTTGCTATACAAATTCACTTTACTAATTTGAGAGTAGAACGGGAAAATAAATTAAACCGTGAAATAGGTGCGCAACTAGAAGAAATAGAACATATTACACGTCATAGCCATATGTTGCCATTGCATGACATTAATAGGGAGATGACTTTAGTAAAACAACAAATAGAAGAACTAGAAATAAAGGTAAAAGAATTAGACAAAGATGGCCCGGCTAAACATTATGCTTTGGGTCGAGCCTACCAAGAAATTGATAAAACTCAAGAAGCTTTAAGAGAGTTAGAACTTGCTTGGCAAAAAGGTTATCAAGAACCTAAAGTAGCCTATGCTTTAGGCATTTTGTTAAGCCAAGTTTATAGCAGACAACTACGAGAAATAGACCAAATTCCAGATGCTAATACTCGTGACTTAGAACGTGAAAAATTACAAAATCAAATAGGCAACCCAGCACTTAAATACTTACAAATAAGTAAATCAGGAGTAAATCAAACTGAATATGGTGAGGCCTTAATTGCTTTTTATGAAGGAAAATTGGAGTTAGCTTTGGATAAAGCTCAAAAACTTTTAATAAAATTCCTTGGTTTTATGAAGCAAAACGCTTAG